In Brevibacillus brevis, a genomic segment contains:
- a CDS encoding MFS transporter: MNWRPVVWSLVAGTFLSRIGTYMTMPFLAIYLHQVAGMEAGWVGTVIGVSFLVGMFSSFLGGVWSDRFGRYPIMLISLLGWSATFVGFAMVQTWLGFFLVSACNGFFRNLFEPTSKALIGDIAPPEKLMHVFRARYLAINAGAALGPLAGVYLGSAHTTGPFWVTAGICLSYLLLLVVVSIRFPATAVWTKSRQSVTFRKAWQAAAIDRAFRSYLLGSSFVYAAYAQMESTLAQYMANAPGITDGIQLYSWLVLTNTIAVLSLQAPVMRLFRRKPPIAALQWGALLLGAGLFGFGAFPSWIGLVLSMVVFTVGELLCFVMGEIVVQELAPSELRGTYFGASGLAFIGQGVGPWLGGFLLETLGFSRGLLVFALLMLTAWCAVPLFMRAQIWQQQSQKAGL; this comes from the coding sequence ATGAATTGGCGTCCTGTTGTTTGGAGTCTGGTGGCAGGAACATTTTTGTCACGGATCGGCACGTACATGACCATGCCTTTTTTGGCGATTTATTTGCACCAGGTGGCGGGAATGGAGGCAGGCTGGGTCGGAACGGTCATCGGCGTCAGCTTTTTGGTCGGGATGTTCAGCAGTTTTTTGGGCGGGGTCTGGTCGGATCGTTTCGGACGCTATCCGATCATGCTCATCTCGCTGCTCGGCTGGAGTGCGACGTTCGTAGGGTTTGCAATGGTGCAGACGTGGCTGGGCTTCTTTCTCGTCAGTGCATGCAACGGCTTTTTCCGCAATTTGTTCGAGCCGACCTCGAAGGCGCTGATCGGCGATATCGCCCCGCCCGAAAAACTGATGCATGTTTTTCGGGCCCGCTATCTGGCAATCAATGCGGGGGCCGCGCTGGGGCCGTTGGCAGGCGTGTATCTCGGCAGCGCGCATACGACCGGACCTTTTTGGGTGACGGCAGGGATATGCCTCTCGTACCTGTTGCTGCTTGTCGTAGTCAGCATACGTTTTCCGGCGACGGCAGTATGGACAAAGAGCCGTCAGTCCGTCACCTTTCGCAAGGCGTGGCAGGCAGCTGCCATCGACAGGGCATTTCGCAGCTACCTGCTCGGCTCTTCCTTTGTGTACGCCGCCTATGCCCAGATGGAGTCCACACTGGCGCAGTACATGGCAAATGCGCCGGGCATCACAGACGGTATCCAGCTGTATTCCTGGCTCGTGCTTACGAACACCATCGCTGTGCTCTCCTTGCAAGCGCCGGTCATGCGGCTCTTTCGGAGGAAGCCGCCGATCGCGGCGCTTCAGTGGGGAGCGCTGCTGCTCGGAGCAGGGCTGTTCGGCTTCGGCGCTTTTCCAAGCTGGATCGGACTCGTGCTGTCGATGGTCGTCTTCACGGTTGGGGAGCTTCTTTGCTTCGTGATGGGAGAGATAGTCGTCCAGGAGCTCGCGCCGTCCGAGCTGCGGGGAACGTATTTCGGAGCGAGCGGACTGGCTTTTATCGGACAGGGCGTCGGGCCGTGGCTGGGAGGCTTCTTGCTGGAAACGCTCGGCTTTTCCCGCGGCCTGCTGGTCTTCGCCCTGCTCATGCTGACGGCGTGGTGCGCAGTGCCCCTGTTCATGCGGGCGCAAATCTGGCAACAGCAAAGTCAGAAGGCCGGACTGTAA
- a CDS encoding Gfo/Idh/MocA family oxidoreductase: MSTASYKIGVIGAGVMGERMMNALRTHQTFRIAAISDVSAERAQEAAKLSGDVPWYTDHREMLDAEELDAVYLAVPPKFHHGIALDILARKKHLLCEKPLANTLGEAEEMLQAAREAGVVHAMNFPTYYQAIFPELKRRLEDLGTIRRIDILTHFHVWPRPWQQTPWLSGREQGGFIREVLPHYTHLTYALFGDLEVVRSEVDYPADPEACETGVSALLRLADGTPVTINGLAGIAHQEHLDYRIYGTEGTLSLQNWTNLHVGGNNEPVVQVDIPLIDRLSHLLDEFARAIRGEEARLVTFETGVKLQKVLEELLGNH, translated from the coding sequence ATGAGTACAGCGAGCTACAAAATCGGCGTCATTGGCGCGGGAGTAATGGGAGAGCGGATGATGAACGCCCTCCGCACCCATCAAACGTTTCGGATCGCAGCGATCAGCGACGTGTCTGCCGAGCGGGCACAGGAGGCAGCCAAGCTCTCGGGGGATGTCCCTTGGTATACCGATCACCGCGAGATGCTGGATGCAGAGGAGCTGGACGCCGTCTACTTGGCGGTACCGCCCAAATTCCACCACGGGATCGCGCTGGACATCCTGGCGAGGAAAAAGCATCTGCTGTGCGAAAAGCCGCTGGCCAATACGCTGGGGGAAGCGGAAGAGATGCTGCAGGCTGCAAGGGAAGCGGGAGTCGTGCATGCGATGAACTTTCCTACGTACTATCAGGCGATCTTTCCCGAGCTGAAGCGTCGTCTGGAGGATCTGGGGACGATCCGCCGCATTGACATCCTCACCCACTTCCACGTATGGCCGCGTCCTTGGCAGCAGACGCCGTGGCTGTCCGGCCGCGAGCAGGGCGGCTTCATCCGGGAGGTGCTGCCCCACTATACGCACTTGACGTATGCGTTGTTTGGCGACCTGGAAGTGGTTCGTTCGGAGGTAGACTATCCGGCGGATCCGGAAGCCTGCGAGACAGGGGTATCTGCGCTCCTGCGTCTTGCGGACGGTACGCCTGTCACGATCAATGGTCTTGCCGGCATCGCGCACCAGGAGCATCTGGATTACCGCATTTACGGTACGGAAGGGACACTCAGTCTGCAAAACTGGACGAATCTTCACGTGGGCGGAAACAACGAACCGGTCGTGCAGGTAGACATCCCGCTGATCGATCGCCTCTCGCATCTGCTTGACGAGTTCGCCCGTGCGATCCGGGGGGAAGAGGCGAGGCTGGTCACGTTCGAGACGGGTGTCAAGTTGCAGAAGGTGCTGGAAGAGTTGCTGGGGAATCACTGA
- a CDS encoding AraC family transcriptional regulator has product MKVAELQFAHSKIMVLHFAPETADPKLHGHGDDYQMSIPLDGLPVIEREGETKPLADRHWCLTRPGEKHLHFAQGRSSRVLLINLSSGYLQQVLAEQTGSADPSVPLEFAPWAKGDADVFQKLADQAMRQALHLAPDDLAWQEWEWELARQLLGRQTGSHSAAWRSRPVPTTHPSLNRVLERIHEQYASPINIEQLAATAGVNKFYLIRLFRLHLGVTPSRYVADIRLARAAEALLSSSREITDVAFACGFGSLSGFERQFKQRYGMTPTEYRNRS; this is encoded by the coding sequence GTGAAAGTCGCAGAATTACAGTTTGCCCACAGCAAAATCATGGTGCTTCACTTCGCGCCGGAAACAGCCGACCCAAAGCTGCACGGCCACGGCGATGATTATCAGATGAGCATTCCGCTGGACGGTTTGCCCGTGATCGAGCGCGAGGGAGAGACAAAGCCGCTTGCGGATCGGCACTGGTGCCTGACGAGGCCGGGGGAAAAGCATCTCCATTTTGCACAAGGACGTTCGTCGAGAGTGCTGCTGATCAATCTGAGCAGCGGGTATTTGCAGCAGGTGCTGGCAGAGCAGACGGGGAGCGCAGATCCGAGTGTCCCGTTGGAGTTTGCCCCATGGGCGAAGGGCGATGCCGACGTGTTCCAGAAGCTGGCGGATCAGGCGATGAGGCAGGCCTTGCACCTGGCCCCGGACGATCTGGCGTGGCAGGAGTGGGAGTGGGAGCTGGCACGCCAGCTGCTTGGCAGGCAAACCGGTTCGCACTCGGCTGCATGGCGGTCTCGTCCCGTGCCGACCACCCATCCTTCCCTGAACCGGGTGTTGGAACGAATCCATGAGCAGTACGCCAGCCCCATCAACATCGAGCAGCTGGCGGCGACGGCAGGCGTGAACAAGTTTTACCTCATCCGGCTGTTCCGCCTTCACTTGGGGGTGACGCCGTCGCGCTACGTGGCGGATATTCGTCTCGCCCGAGCAGCGGAGGCGTTGCTTAGCTCCAGCCGCGAGATCACCGATGTCGCCTTTGCCTGCGGTTTCGGCAGTCTGTCCGGCTTTGAGCGCCAGTTCAAGCAAAGATACGGGATGACCCCGACTGAATACCGCAACCGGTCGTGA
- a CDS encoding LysR family transcriptional regulator: protein MNMEQIEAFIFVALTGSFSKTAELLYLSQPTVSMRIKALETSMGCKLFQRTGHTISLTKEGDLFLPYAKNILHMLQEGQQAIQRSYGDVEGELVISSVFVAAFYILPDLMEQFQKLYPKIKLTILTGHSHQVLDMVLNHEVSFGIAREVNHPQINRIQLMSDDMVLAIYPDHPFANRQQVSIEEVARERLILFNRGSLDWKLISSAFSHHQLQNNVVMEADNIEVVKRMVKQKLGIAFLPRFAIQKDLTEAELLDVSVQSLPQLNRNFELIYLKDTPLGGIMKTFIDFLMQSRLLKA, encoded by the coding sequence ATGAATATGGAACAGATTGAAGCGTTTATTTTTGTCGCATTGACCGGCAGTTTCAGCAAGACCGCGGAGCTCCTTTACCTCTCCCAGCCTACCGTCAGCATGCGCATCAAAGCGTTGGAGACGTCCATGGGCTGCAAGCTGTTTCAACGGACCGGACACACGATCTCGCTCACGAAGGAAGGCGACCTCTTCCTGCCGTACGCGAAAAATATCCTGCACATGCTCCAGGAAGGGCAGCAGGCGATTCAGCGCTCCTACGGCGATGTGGAGGGCGAGCTGGTCATCTCCTCCGTGTTCGTGGCCGCCTTCTACATCCTTCCCGACCTCATGGAGCAATTCCAAAAGCTGTATCCCAAAATCAAGCTGACGATCCTCACCGGCCATTCCCATCAGGTGCTGGACATGGTGCTGAATCACGAAGTATCCTTCGGGATCGCCAGGGAAGTGAACCATCCGCAAATCAATCGCATCCAGCTCATGTCGGATGACATGGTGCTCGCCATCTATCCGGACCATCCCTTCGCCAACCGGCAGCAGGTCTCGATCGAGGAGGTGGCCCGGGAGAGACTGATCCTCTTCAACCGCGGCTCCCTGGACTGGAAGCTGATCAGCAGCGCCTTCAGCCATCACCAGTTGCAAAACAACGTCGTGATGGAAGCGGACAACATCGAAGTCGTCAAGCGGATGGTCAAGCAAAAGCTGGGGATCGCCTTCCTGCCTCGCTTTGCCATTCAGAAAGATTTGACAGAAGCGGAGCTGCTCGATGTGTCCGTACAAAGCCTGCCTCAGCTCAACCGCAACTTTGAACTGATCTACCTCAAGGACACGCCGCTGGGGGGGATCATGAAGACGTTTATCGACTTTTTGATGCAGAGCCGATTGCTGAAAGCATGA
- a CDS encoding dipeptidase — MPGMDIIDLHCDALLKLWERQGEISFADAEELDVNKRRLVQGRVKVQCFAIYTPADMKAEQRFQAALDQIHHFYADVLGKHPEMRQIREWSDFDNLEDGQIGAMLTLEGVEPIGNDLQKLHILYQLGVRSVGLTWNYANLAADGALEPRNAGLTAFGKEIVRFHNEHKMLTDVSHLGEASFWDALEAANYPIASHSNAKACCDNPRNLSDEQAKALFAKGAMVHVVYCPMFIKEKGEVTIADLIRHIDHFCSLGGVRQLGLGSDFDGITTKVVGLEHAGMTYNLLNELLKRYSEEEVRGFAGGNFLRCRPV; from the coding sequence ATGCCGGGCATGGACATCATCGATTTGCACTGCGATGCGCTTTTGAAATTGTGGGAACGGCAAGGGGAGATCTCGTTCGCGGATGCCGAGGAGCTGGACGTGAACAAGCGTCGGCTCGTGCAAGGCAGGGTCAAGGTGCAATGCTTTGCCATTTACACCCCGGCGGACATGAAGGCGGAGCAGCGATTTCAGGCGGCGCTGGATCAGATCCACCATTTTTACGCGGACGTGCTGGGAAAGCATCCGGAGATGAGGCAAATCCGGGAATGGAGCGATTTTGACAACCTGGAGGACGGCCAGATCGGAGCGATGCTGACGCTGGAGGGCGTAGAGCCGATCGGCAACGACCTGCAAAAGCTGCATATTTTGTACCAGCTTGGCGTCCGCTCCGTCGGTTTGACTTGGAATTACGCCAATCTGGCGGCTGACGGGGCACTGGAGCCGAGAAATGCGGGCTTGACGGCGTTTGGAAAGGAGATTGTCCGTTTTCACAACGAGCACAAGATGCTGACTGACGTCTCGCACCTGGGCGAGGCCAGCTTTTGGGATGCGCTGGAGGCGGCGAACTATCCGATCGCGAGCCATTCCAACGCGAAGGCGTGCTGCGACAATCCGCGCAATCTGAGCGATGAGCAGGCGAAGGCGCTGTTTGCCAAGGGCGCGATGGTACACGTGGTCTACTGCCCGATGTTCATCAAGGAAAAAGGGGAAGTGACCATCGCCGACCTGATCCGCCACATCGATCATTTTTGTTCGCTGGGCGGAGTGCGGCAGCTCGGTCTCGGCTCCGATTTTGACGGGATCACCACCAAAGTGGTCGGGCTCGAGCATGCCGGGATGACGTACAATCTCCTGAACGAGCTGCTCAAGCGTTACTCCGAGGAAGAAGTGCGCGGGTTTGCCGGCGGGAACTTTTTGAGATGCCGCCCTGTGTAA
- a CDS encoding P1 family peptidase, translated as MTSNGPQKIRAYGVKIGHLPTGEKNDITDVPDVRVGHVTITRELEGGEGEYACTGVTAILPHGGSLFREKVAAASYVINGFGKTTGLVQVNELGVLESPIMLTNTFSVPAVTQGTLQYMLDAHEEIGDTTGTINIVVGECNDSHLNSIRRCAVQPQDAIAAIRSASDGPVAEGAVGAGTGMVAFGYKGGIGSSSRVVSAGDSAYTVGALVLSNFGRKEEFLADRLFSGKVDGLPAVEKQADGSIIMVIATDAPLSDRQLLRVAKRSGIGLGRTGSHFSHGSGDIVIAFSTAQKIPHRTEQIVETRLQLREDQPVMNELFAAAAEATEEAIYNSLSQARTTTGRQGRTVYAFPFEELLATRG; from the coding sequence ATGACATCCAACGGACCCCAAAAAATTCGCGCTTATGGCGTAAAGATCGGGCATCTGCCGACTGGTGAAAAAAACGACATTACAGATGTGCCCGATGTGCGGGTCGGGCATGTGACTATTACGCGCGAGCTGGAAGGCGGGGAAGGGGAGTACGCCTGCACGGGTGTGACGGCCATTTTGCCCCATGGCGGAAGCCTGTTTCGGGAAAAAGTGGCCGCTGCCAGCTACGTCATCAACGGTTTCGGCAAGACGACAGGACTCGTGCAGGTAAACGAGCTCGGGGTACTGGAATCGCCGATCATGCTCACCAATACGTTCTCCGTCCCTGCCGTCACCCAGGGTACGCTCCAGTACATGCTGGATGCTCATGAAGAGATCGGAGACACGACAGGGACGATCAACATCGTCGTGGGGGAGTGCAACGACAGCCACTTGAATTCGATTCGCCGCTGCGCCGTGCAGCCGCAGGACGCCATCGCCGCGATTCGCAGCGCGTCGGATGGACCCGTCGCGGAAGGTGCGGTAGGAGCCGGAACGGGCATGGTCGCTTTTGGCTACAAGGGCGGAATCGGTTCTTCTTCGCGGGTGGTGTCTGCCGGCGACTCCGCGTACACGGTGGGAGCGCTCGTTCTGAGCAACTTTGGACGGAAGGAAGAGTTTTTGGCGGACAGGCTGTTTTCCGGAAAGGTGGACGGATTGCCAGCCGTCGAGAAGCAGGCGGATGGCTCGATCATCATGGTGATTGCCACGGATGCGCCGCTGAGCGATCGGCAGCTGCTGCGTGTAGCCAAGCGGTCGGGGATCGGACTCGGTCGGACGGGCAGCCACTTTAGCCACGGAAGCGGAGACATCGTGATCGCCTTTTCCACCGCCCAAAAAATTCCCCATCGAACCGAGCAGATCGTGGAGACGCGCTTGCAGCTGCGCGAGGATCAGCCGGTGATGAACGAGCTGTTCGCGGCAGCCGCCGAGGCGACGGAGGAGGCGATTTACAATTCACTTTCCCAGGCCCGGACGACGACGGGCAGACAGGGGCGCACAGTGTACGCGTTTCCGTTCGAGGAGCTCCTGGCGACTCGAGGCTGA